The Deltaproteobacteria bacterium genome segment CTGGCTTGCCCTCTGGATGTTCCTCCTGGGGTCTCTGTTCTTTCTCGGTTTGCTCGTGAATCTTTTCCTGTAATTTCCGCCGATGGGCGGAGGATTTTTCCCCTTTTGCATGACGGACAGGCACTGCAGGTTCGACAGTCGGGGAGGGAGAAAACAGCCCTCTTTCGGGCGCCGGTTTTTCGTCCTTTCCTCCATCGCCGGTGATGTGGGAAAATATAATTGTGACGGCAGAGAGGAGGTGCGGCGGTGCCTTACGGGCTGAGCAAAGAGATCTCGTCTTGCGGGACGATTCCCCGCCGTGTATGGCGAAAGAGGCTTTCGCTTTTTTCGGCGATCTTCGCCGCGCTTGTCCTCGGGGGTCATCCATCGATGGGTACAGACGAGCAGCCCGCGCCTGAGGTGGGTTCCCACAGGATGGGCGAGGATTACCGGTTGCGGGAAAAGCCTGCTCTGAGTGTCGGCAGGGAGCCGGGCGAACAGGCCGCCATGGGAGAGACGTTTCCCCTCTACGGCAGCAGGGAGGAGATGATCTTCAAGCCCTGGCTCAAGGCTTTTTACTACAGGAAGAGCACGGGGTTCAGGCTGAACGTGGAGTATGAGAGAGAAGAAGGTGAGGGGCCGCCGTAGCACTTCCTTCACCCGCCTTCCCACCGCCAAAAGACCTGTTCATGGTACTACTCTTAAGGGATAGCAATGAGAATAGCGGCGTCCGACTTTCATGCCTACCACAAGCCGAGCACCTGCCCCCTGAGGATATATCTTCTCGCGGCGGGCGATAGCCCTTCCCCCCCGGGGCCCCTGGATGACCTTCTCATGAAGCTGGGGGATCGCCACGAGGCGGAGCACCGGAGCTCGTTTCCCCGGGTCGTTGACCTTGGTGGGCTGCCGTTTTCCGAAAAGGTGAGAAGGACCCGCGAGGAGATCGCCCGCTCTGCGCCGGTGATATACCAGGGCGCCTTTACCGCCGACCTTGACGGGGCGGGGGGTAAAATAGCCGTTTCGGGGCAGCCCGATTTTCTCGTTTACCGGGATGGCGGGTACATCCTCAGGGATTGCAAGCTTGCAAGGAGAATCAATGAAGAGGACCACCCGGACATCATCGCCCAGCTCGACCTGTACCGTTACCTCTATAACAGGGCTACCGGCCGCTGCCCGGTGAGGGTGGAGGTATTCTCCGGCAGCGGTGACCTCGTGGAGATTCCGTACCCCGGCGATGATGCCGTCCTCTCCCGGGTCGATGAGCTGGCACGGATCAAGTCGCTTTCCTGCGAGCCCTTCACACCCGTTGGTTGGTCGAAGTGCTCCGGCTGCGGCTTTTTCCAGCGGTGCTGGCCCCTGGCCGAGAAGAGAAGAGACATTGCTACCGTCCCCGACGTAACTCTGGGCCTCTCTGCCGCCCTTCGCGATAGAGGTGTCGTTTCCTACGACGACCTTTTGAACAGGTTCTCGGCGGAGGATCTCGCGGAACTCAAGGTTCCTCACGGAAAGACGTCGCGGAAGGTTGGC includes the following:
- a CDS encoding TM0106 family RecB-like putative nuclease; protein product: MRIAASDFHAYHKPSTCPLRIYLLAAGDSPSPPGPLDDLLMKLGDRHEAEHRSSFPRVVDLGGLPFSEKVRRTREEIARSAPVIYQGAFTADLDGAGGKIAVSGQPDFLVYRDGGYILRDCKLARRINEEDHPDIIAQLDLYRYLYNRATGRCPVRVEVFSGSGDLVEIPYPGDDAVLSRVDELARIKSLSCEPFTPVGWSKCSGCGFFQRCWPLAEKRRDIATVPDVTLGLSAALRDRGVVSYDDLLNRFSAEDLAELKVPHGKTSRKVGVKAGRILVNAQAISGGREIITGRAGIPEAGSYAMFDLEGLPPYLDELDKIYLWGVKVMGDEPSDFMPALAGFGPGGDREGWEGFLRICTQVFERYGDVPFVHWSSYERTKVRGYLGRYGDRGGAGDRVLNNLFDLLPAVRGCIALPVPSYSLKVVERHIGFDRTMDEFGGEWAIAKYIEAVETDDEKVRKEIMDTLLKYNEEDLDATWAVMEWFRNKIKGGR